A single region of the Pan troglodytes isolate AG18354 chromosome 22, NHGRI_mPanTro3-v2.0_pri, whole genome shotgun sequence genome encodes:
- the LOC745539 gene encoding keratin-associated protein 19-4, whose protein sequence is MSYYGSYYRGLGYGCGGFGGLGYGYGCGCGSFRRLGYGCGFGGNGYGCCRPSCYGGYGFSQFY, encoded by the coding sequence ATGAGCTACTATGGCAGCTATTACAGAGGCCTGGGCTATGGCTGTGGAGGCTTTGGTGGCCTAGGCTATGGCTATGGCTGTGGATGTGGCAGCTTCCGCAGACTGGGCTATGGCTGTGGCTTTGGAGGCAATGGATATGGCTGCTGCCGCCCATCATGCTATGGAGGATATGGATTCTCTCA